CACGCGGGGATCGTATTCGGAGGCGCGCATGGCAGCGTCGATGCCCGTCTGCGCGGCGTCGAGCGAGAGGAGAGCCTCATCGAGTGACTTCACCACGTCGTCGAGCATACCCGGCACTTCCTGCGCCTTGCGCTCGAGCCGCCGCAACAGGCCGGCCAGCACCGGAACCGGCGACTGGTTGCCGGAGAACACCTCCTGCGCCTCGCCGATGTCGGACGCGATCTTCTCGGCCTTCATCATCTGGCCGCGCACGCCGGCGAGTTCCGTCTCTTCTCCCTCGCGGGGATCGAGCTTGGTCAGCTCCGCCACGGAAGCGCGCAGATAGTCGGCCTCGCGGGCGGCGGCCTCGACGCGGGCGCGGTGCCGGGCGAGTTCCTGCTCGGCATGCCGCCAGTCGGCGAAAGCCTTGCGCACCGCAGCGACAGCAGAGCCATGGCCGCCGAACTGGTCCAGCACGTCGCGATGCGCATCCGTGTCCACCAGGGCGCGCTCGTCGTGCTGGCCGTGGATCTCGACCAGCGCCCGGCCGATGTCGCGCATCAGCGCCACGCTCGCCGGCCGGTCGTTGACGAAGACCCGCGACCGCCCGTCGGCGTTCTGGACGCGGCGAAGCAGGATGTCGCCCTCGTCCTCGATGGCGTTGTCGGCGATCAGGCGGCGGGCCGGATGGCCGGGAGGCACGTCGAAGACGGCCGTCACCTGCCCCTGAGCCGAACCGTGACGGACCAGCGAAGCGTCGCCGCGCCCGCCGAGGGCGAGCGAAAGGGCATCGAGGAGGATGGACTTGCCGGCGCCCGTCTCGCCAGTCAGCACCGACAGGCCGCGCGCGAACTCGATGTCCAGCTTCTCGATCAGGACGATATCGCGGATCGACAGTTGGACCAGCATGCGCGTTCCGCGCCGGTCAGCTGCCGACCAGCAGGGCTCCGGCCTTGGAGATCCACGAGCCCCGGTTCTCGCGCGGCTCGAGACCGCCCGTCTGCAGCAGCTTGTAGGAGTCGCGGTACCACTGGCTGTCCGGATAATTGTGGCCGAGCACGGCCGCCGCCGTCTGCGCCTCCGAGACGAGGCCCATGGCGTAATACGTCTCCGTCAGGCGGGCCAGCGCCTCCTCGACGTGGCGGGTGTCGGAATAGACCTCGACGACGTAGCGGAACCGCTTCACGGCGGCGATATATTCGCGGCGCTCCAGGTAGTAGCGACCGATCTGCATCTCCTTGCCGGCCAGCTGGTCGCGGGCGAAGCGCTTCTTGGCCTTCGCATCCTCGACATACTGCGAATCGGGCCAGCGGGTGATCACCTCTTCCATCGCCTCGACGGTGCGACGGGCCTCCTTCTGGTCCTGTGTCACGTCGCGGATCTGGCGGAACCAGCTCAGGCCGACGATGTACTGCGCGTAGGCGGCATCCGGATGCGAGGGGTACAGGTTGACGAACCGCGATGCGTTGGCGATCGAGTCCTCGTAATTGCCCTGGCGGTACTGGGCGAAGGCCGTCATCACCAGGGATTTCCGCGCGAATTCAGAATAGGGATGCTGCCGGTCGATCGCCTGGAACTTGGCGACCGCTTCCTTCAGACGCCCCGCTTCGAGGTTGGCGAGGCCCTGGTTGTAGAGAACGTCCGCGGGCTCGACGTCCTCGACGTAGCTCGTCAGGTCGAGATCCTTCTCGGACATGCAGCCCGACATGAGAAGTCCCGCCGCCACCATCGGCGCTGCGAGCATGATCGATCGAGCCCGTCCGGCAGTCCGCTTGTAGATCATCGTTGGCTCAATTCCCTCTGGCGCGAGCGCTGGCGGGCACCCGTGGCCATAAATCATACCCGTCCCGTAGGAACAACGCTATCACGGTTCTTTCGCGCTTTTTTGTGGCACGGCATCCCCGTCAGGTCACATTCGACGATGCGCCGGCGCTCGGATCGGTCGCGTCCGGACGGGCCGGCGCCTGTCGCGGCGTGCGTAGACGGAGGCCGCAGAACGAGACGGATCGTACCCGGCACGTCCGGCCGGGCGGCGATCAGAGCGCCTACAGGCGATCAGAGCGCCTTCAGGCGATCAGAGCGCCTTCCGGCGATCAGAGCGCCCAGGGCGCGAAGACGGGAGCGTTGACGGCGATGAGTTCGGCGGCGCGGCCGCGCTCGCGGCGGGTCGTCTCGACGATCTCGAAGGCGCTGCGGTCGGAGAGAAGGCGGCGGAGCGCCGTGGCGTTCAGCTTGTGGCCGCCGCGATAGGAGCGGAAGCAGCCGATGAAACGGGCGCCGGCCAGCGCGAGATCGCCCATCGCATCCAGCGTCTTGTGGCGGACGAACTCGTCCTCGTAGCGCAGGCCCTCGAGGTTGATCACCCGATCGTCGTCGCCGATCACGACGGAATTCTCGAGCGACGAACCGAGCGCATACCCCGCCGCCCACAGCCGTTCGACATCCTTCATGAAGCCGAAGGTGCGAGCCCGTGCGATGTCGCGCTTGAAGGCTTCCGCCGTGATGTCGCCGGCATAGAGCTGGCGGCCGATGGAGGATGATTCGAAATCGATCTCCACTTCGAAACGCGTGCCGGTATAGGGCAGGAACTCGGCCCAGGAACCGCCCTTCTCGATGCGGATCGGCTTGATGACGCGGATGTAGCGGCGTTTGGAGCCGAGCTGGCGCAGACCGGCCTGCTCGATCGCCTCGACGAACAGCTCGCTCGACCCGTCGAGGATCGGAACCTCCGAACCGTCGATGTCGATGCTGACGTTGTCCACGCCCAGCGCGAACAGGGCGGCCATCAGATGCTCGACCGTCGCTACGTGGACGCCGTCGGTGTCGCCCAGCACGGTGCAGAGATCGGTTCCGCCGATCTCCGACACGAGACCCCTGATCTCGCGATACTCCTCGCCGTCGACGCTGCAGTTGAAGATGACGCCGGTATCGGCATCGGCGGGATTGAGATGAAGGGTGACGGGCTTGCCGCTATGGACGCCGACGCCCGAAAGGGTGGCACGCGAGTTGAGGGTCGTCTGATAGTCGTGCAACTCTATCCCCATGATCCCGCCCCGTTCAGGACCGCTTGTGCCG
The nucleotide sequence above comes from Aquibium microcysteis. Encoded proteins:
- the recN gene encoding DNA repair protein RecN; translated protein: MLVQLSIRDIVLIEKLDIEFARGLSVLTGETGAGKSILLDALSLALGGRGDASLVRHGSAQGQVTAVFDVPPGHPARRLIADNAIEDEGDILLRRVQNADGRSRVFVNDRPASVALMRDIGRALVEIHGQHDERALVDTDAHRDVLDQFGGHGSAVAAVRKAFADWRHAEQELARHRARVEAAAREADYLRASVAELTKLDPREGEETELAGVRGQMMKAEKIASDIGEAQEVFSGNQSPVPVLAGLLRRLERKAQEVPGMLDDVVKSLDEALLSLDAAQTGIDAAMRASEYDPRVLEQTEERLFALRAAARKHNVAVDALPALRDRMTADLADLDAGEERLGGLEKAARETRSAYDAAAASLSAQRREAAAALAGAVMAELPALKLERAAFLVELATEPDDRREEGIDQVEFWVRTNPGSRPGPMAKIASGGELSRFLLALKVALADRGSAPTLVFDEIDTGVGGAVADAIGARLARLAERVQVLSVTHAPQVAARAATHFLISKSGGTDRVATGVAQLPRPARQEEIARMLAGATITDEARAAAGRLLAETE
- a CDS encoding outer membrane protein assembly factor BamD; its protein translation is MIYKRTAGRARSIMLAAPMVAAGLLMSGCMSEKDLDLTSYVEDVEPADVLYNQGLANLEAGRLKEAVAKFQAIDRQHPYSEFARKSLVMTAFAQYRQGNYEDSIANASRFVNLYPSHPDAAYAQYIVGLSWFRQIRDVTQDQKEARRTVEAMEEVITRWPDSQYVEDAKAKKRFARDQLAGKEMQIGRYYLERREYIAAVKRFRYVVEVYSDTRHVEEALARLTETYYAMGLVSEAQTAAAVLGHNYPDSQWYRDSYKLLQTGGLEPRENRGSWISKAGALLVGS
- the lpxC gene encoding UDP-3-O-acyl-N-acetylglucosamine deacetylase, which produces MGIELHDYQTTLNSRATLSGVGVHSGKPVTLHLNPADADTGVIFNCSVDGEEYREIRGLVSEIGGTDLCTVLGDTDGVHVATVEHLMAALFALGVDNVSIDIDGSEVPILDGSSELFVEAIEQAGLRQLGSKRRYIRVIKPIRIEKGGSWAEFLPYTGTRFEVEIDFESSSIGRQLYAGDITAEAFKRDIARARTFGFMKDVERLWAAGYALGSSLENSVVIGDDDRVINLEGLRYEDEFVRHKTLDAMGDLALAGARFIGCFRSYRGGHKLNATALRRLLSDRSAFEIVETTRRERGRAAELIAVNAPVFAPWAL